Proteins from a genomic interval of Streptomyces sp. NBC_01445:
- a CDS encoding PA14 domain-containing protein: protein MRTKRLRGRLAMLLAAGLGLAALTGSPSATAADDPVEPHGLKGEYYTQSAPGAFDFNELKATGFDPKLDFDTLEPRLRTATGQADDASVRWTGKVVPEKTGATTFSITGDNGFRLWVDGKLAIDHWVDDWDKEQTSQPVELTAGKAYDIKVEYFEHFGGSNLHLRWTEPGETKEAIPSSAFRLPDGWDYDGAISTTVLKDGRTLKLDFAQSLAAPPAGLTDHLQAVIGGAQWPLSTIKADPADPRTLLVGLKEPVVGKKGGGASGQADVTYDGKGGLTSTGDKAVGQFWSSGPNDSEYELRTKWADEVGPKNAHPEYPRPQLTRDAWQNLNGEWQFAAAKSGDKPPVGKQLGEKILVPYPVESQLSGIERHEDRMWYRRTFTVPAGWKVGDGKRLQLNFGAVDWQSEVYVNGKKVAEHKGGYDKFSADITDALKPGRTQELIVGVYDPTDAQGGENPPVGKQRLDPSGIWYTPSSGIWQTVWMEPVAADHAADLKITPDVTAGKATVEAKGVRDGVPFTATAYDGKRRVATASGVTGAPLTLKIDKAHLWSPDDPFLYNLKVNVGKDSVGSYFGMRSISVEKVNGTPRTLLNGKPAFMMATLDQGFWPDGLHTAPTDEALAYDLKMHKQMGFNSVRKHIKVEPDRWFYWADKLGLMVWQDMPAMSAAPDTAARAEYEREMKTMIDQHSSHPSVVMWVTFNEGWGQYDVGRIAEQAKAWDPTRLVNNMSGLNLGADGGTGDIMDEHGYPSPALPPHPDGKRALVSGEYGGLGLAVPGHAWAVQQSYVDVDPAKYTDDYLARLAEVHKLACQGSNGAVYTQISDVEGELNGLVTYDRKIVKPDVKRVKAAQDALIRDASQATVAGCSGS from the coding sequence GTGCGCACCAAACGACTCAGAGGCCGACTGGCCATGCTGCTGGCCGCGGGACTGGGCCTCGCGGCACTCACCGGGTCGCCGTCGGCGACAGCGGCCGACGACCCGGTCGAACCCCACGGCCTGAAGGGCGAGTACTACACCCAGTCCGCCCCCGGAGCCTTCGACTTCAACGAGCTCAAGGCCACCGGCTTCGACCCGAAGCTCGACTTCGACACCCTCGAGCCGCGGCTGCGGACCGCCACCGGCCAGGCCGACGACGCCAGTGTGCGCTGGACGGGCAAGGTCGTGCCGGAGAAGACCGGCGCGACAACGTTTTCCATCACCGGCGACAACGGCTTCCGGCTCTGGGTCGACGGCAAGCTCGCCATCGACCACTGGGTCGACGACTGGGACAAGGAACAGACCTCCCAGCCCGTCGAGTTGACGGCCGGCAAGGCGTACGACATCAAGGTCGAGTACTTCGAGCACTTCGGCGGCTCGAACCTCCATCTGCGCTGGACCGAGCCCGGCGAGACCAAGGAAGCGATCCCCTCCTCCGCCTTCCGGCTGCCCGACGGCTGGGACTACGACGGAGCGATATCGACGACCGTCCTCAAGGACGGCCGAACTCTCAAGCTCGACTTCGCGCAGTCCCTCGCGGCCCCGCCGGCCGGCCTCACGGATCACCTCCAGGCCGTGATCGGCGGCGCCCAGTGGCCGCTCTCCACGATCAAGGCCGACCCGGCCGACCCCCGCACCCTGCTCGTCGGGCTCAAGGAGCCGGTCGTCGGCAAGAAGGGCGGCGGCGCGTCCGGCCAGGCGGACGTCACGTACGACGGCAAGGGCGGGCTGACCAGCACCGGCGACAAGGCCGTCGGCCAGTTCTGGAGCAGCGGCCCGAACGACTCCGAGTACGAGCTGCGCACCAAGTGGGCCGACGAGGTGGGGCCGAAGAACGCCCACCCCGAGTACCCGCGCCCGCAGCTCACCCGGGACGCCTGGCAGAACCTCAACGGCGAGTGGCAGTTCGCCGCGGCGAAGTCCGGCGACAAGCCGCCGGTCGGCAAGCAGCTCGGCGAGAAGATCCTCGTGCCCTACCCGGTCGAGTCGCAGCTCTCCGGCATCGAGCGCCACGAGGACCGCATGTGGTACCGCCGCACCTTCACGGTCCCCGCGGGCTGGAAGGTCGGTGACGGCAAGCGCCTCCAGCTGAACTTCGGCGCCGTCGACTGGCAGTCCGAGGTGTACGTCAACGGCAAGAAGGTCGCCGAACACAAGGGCGGCTACGACAAGTTCAGCGCCGACATCACGGACGCGCTGAAGCCGGGGCGCACCCAGGAGCTGATCGTCGGCGTCTACGACCCGACGGACGCGCAGGGCGGCGAGAACCCGCCGGTCGGCAAGCAGCGCCTGGACCCGAGCGGCATCTGGTACACCCCCTCCTCCGGTATCTGGCAGACCGTGTGGATGGAGCCGGTAGCGGCCGACCACGCCGCCGACCTCAAGATCACCCCGGACGTCACGGCGGGCAAGGCCACCGTCGAGGCCAAGGGCGTGCGCGACGGAGTGCCGTTCACGGCGACGGCGTACGACGGCAAGCGCAGGGTCGCCACGGCGAGCGGGGTCACCGGCGCGCCGCTGACCCTGAAGATCGACAAGGCGCATCTGTGGTCGCCCGACGACCCGTTCCTCTACAACCTCAAGGTGAACGTCGGCAAGGACAGCGTCGGCAGCTACTTCGGGATGCGCTCCATCTCCGTCGAGAAGGTGAACGGCACGCCGCGCACCCTGCTCAACGGCAAGCCCGCCTTCATGATGGCCACGCTCGACCAGGGCTTCTGGCCCGACGGGCTGCACACCGCGCCGACGGACGAGGCGCTGGCCTACGACCTGAAGATGCACAAGCAGATGGGCTTCAACTCGGTGCGCAAGCACATCAAGGTCGAGCCCGACCGCTGGTTCTACTGGGCGGACAAGCTGGGCCTGATGGTGTGGCAGGACATGCCGGCCATGAGCGCGGCGCCGGACACGGCCGCGCGCGCCGAGTACGAGCGCGAGATGAAGACGATGATCGACCAGCACAGCAGCCACCCCTCGGTGGTCATGTGGGTCACCTTCAACGAGGGCTGGGGCCAGTACGACGTGGGCCGCATCGCCGAGCAGGCCAAGGCCTGGGACCCGACGCGCCTGGTCAACAACATGTCGGGCCTCAACCTCGGGGCGGACGGCGGGACCGGCGACATCATGGACGAGCACGGCTACCCGAGCCCGGCCCTGCCGCCGCACCCCGACGGCAAGCGCGCCCTGGTCAGCGGCGAGTACGGCGGCCTCGGCCTCGCGGTGCCCGGTCACGCCTGGGCGGTGCAGCAGTCGTACGTGGACGTCGACCCGGCGAAGTACACGGACGACTACCTCGCACGGCTCGCCGAGGTGCACAAGCTGGCCTGCCAGGGCAGCAACGGCGCCGTGTACACGCAGATCTCGGACGTCGAGGGTGAGCTCAACGGTCTGGTGACGTACGACCGCAAGATCGTCAAGCCGGATGTGAAGCGGGTGAAGGCGGCGCAGGACGCGCTGATCCGCGACGCCTCGCAGGCGACCGTGGCCGGCTGCTCCGGCAGCTGA
- a CDS encoding MFS transporter, with the protein MPVMPQLMPEAGPQRVIAASNFVNTVGSGLYLTAGVLYFTQDVRLPATQVGLGLGVAGFASLVTGIAAGHLADRRGARGVYAATIVVQALATAGFALVDSFWPFVLAVCAATGAQAAGRAARSPLIRYFGGDRPQEYRAYLRAVTNIGISLGALLAGWALQVGTHTAYQVLVIGNAIAFGASAAILLFLPPVAPEPAAAGPRWIALRDRPYLLLTALDGIMAIQFKVLTVAIPLWLVVATSAPHWLISGTMLVNTVIVIALQVRASRTVNSPAAGGGAYRRAGVVFLVSCSLISLSAGVPAWAAAALLLVAVVVHTVGELWHSAAGFEVSFALAPERATGQYLGVFGLGAGLADALGPSLLIALCITWGRPGWYVVGALFTVTGLAAPFAVRWAQRPVPARDLPLEAGRPVSQV; encoded by the coding sequence ATGCCCGTCATGCCCCAGCTGATGCCCGAAGCGGGACCCCAACGCGTCATCGCCGCATCGAACTTCGTCAACACCGTCGGCAGCGGCCTCTACCTGACCGCCGGAGTCCTGTACTTCACCCAGGACGTCCGCCTCCCCGCGACGCAGGTGGGGCTCGGACTCGGTGTCGCCGGCTTCGCCTCGCTCGTCACGGGCATAGCCGCCGGCCACCTCGCGGACAGGCGCGGCGCGCGCGGCGTCTACGCGGCGACCATCGTCGTACAGGCGCTGGCGACAGCGGGGTTCGCCCTGGTGGACAGCTTCTGGCCGTTCGTCCTGGCCGTCTGCGCCGCGACCGGGGCGCAAGCGGCGGGACGGGCCGCGCGCAGCCCGCTCATCAGATACTTCGGCGGGGACCGGCCGCAGGAGTACCGCGCTTACCTCCGGGCCGTCACCAACATCGGCATCTCACTCGGCGCACTGCTGGCGGGTTGGGCCCTCCAGGTGGGCACCCACACCGCGTACCAGGTCCTGGTCATCGGCAACGCGATCGCCTTCGGTGCCTCCGCCGCCATCCTGCTCTTCCTGCCGCCGGTCGCTCCGGAGCCCGCGGCCGCCGGCCCCCGGTGGATCGCGCTGCGGGACCGGCCCTACCTCCTCCTCACGGCGCTGGACGGCATCATGGCCATCCAGTTCAAGGTGCTCACCGTGGCCATCCCGCTGTGGCTGGTCGTCGCCACCAGCGCACCCCACTGGCTCATTTCGGGCACGATGCTCGTCAACACCGTCATCGTGATCGCCCTTCAGGTGCGGGCCAGTCGCACCGTCAACTCCCCGGCGGCGGGTGGCGGGGCGTACCGGAGGGCGGGCGTGGTCTTCCTCGTCTCCTGCTCGCTGATCTCCCTGTCCGCGGGGGTTCCGGCATGGGCCGCCGCGGCACTGCTCCTGGTCGCGGTCGTGGTCCACACGGTCGGCGAACTGTGGCACTCCGCCGCGGGGTTCGAGGTCTCCTTCGCCCTCGCCCCGGAACGCGCCACCGGCCAGTACCTCGGTGTGTTCGGCCTTGGCGCGGGCCTGGCCGACGCGCTCGGCCCCAGCCTGCTGATCGCGCTCTGCATCACCTGGGGCCGGCCCGGCTGGTACGTCGTAGGCGCCCTGTTCACCGTCACCGGCCTGGCGGCCCCCTTCGCCGTCCGCTGGGCTCAACGGCCTGTGCCCGCACGGGACTTGCCCCTCGAAGCGGGGCGGCCCGTCTCTCAGGTCTGA
- a CDS encoding DUF6233 domain-containing protein: MSELPPDLPRLRTLETWLVLSLDRVRRKIAEAERQEAEKQRGERDRPLAPDWLIEMGLGGRAPVYVHVGGCHMAGKRSRGVTDDQARRALWEQVPACPHCNPDGVLGVLD; the protein is encoded by the coding sequence ATGTCCGAACTGCCGCCCGACCTGCCGAGGCTCCGCACGCTGGAGACGTGGCTCGTGCTGTCTCTGGACAGGGTGCGCCGCAAGATCGCGGAGGCGGAGCGGCAGGAAGCCGAGAAACAGCGCGGCGAACGGGACCGGCCACTGGCCCCCGACTGGCTGATCGAGATGGGGCTCGGCGGGCGCGCACCTGTGTACGTGCACGTCGGCGGCTGCCACATGGCGGGCAAACGGTCGCGAGGCGTCACGGACGACCAAGCGCGCCGCGCGCTGTGGGAGCAGGTGCCGGCCTGTCCGCACTGCAACCCCGACGGAGTGCTCGGAGTGCTGGACTGA
- a CDS encoding MFS transporter: MPNLLPPAGPQRTLALAQLSNSLGDGAYYVTSALYFTHVVGLAPARIGLGLTVAWAIGSVVGVPLGRIADRRGPRGTAVLLALATGAAVASFLVVRDFLPFLVAACLYASAQSGLAAARQALLAGLVAKEDRTGALAHLQSTLNAGLAVGAALGGLALSAGTKSAYLAVFAIDAVSFVLCALVLLRLPAVTPAPAVRGAKLEVLRDRPYAAVTLLNTVLLLRMPLLSLGLPLWINERTDAPTWLVSALFILNTGAVMLFQVRTARSVSGLPTATRAIRRSGVLMLLACGIFAASATGSVWAAVAALVGGSVLLVAAEMLQSAGSWQLGFDLAPAGRIGEYQGFFGTGVTVARTLGPLLLTALLLGMGTPGWLLLGGLVLAASYALGPVARWAAKTRQDPAPVRVAASTV, encoded by the coding sequence ATGCCGAACCTGCTGCCGCCCGCCGGCCCTCAACGCACCCTCGCCCTGGCCCAGTTGAGCAACTCGCTGGGCGACGGCGCGTACTACGTCACCTCGGCGCTCTACTTCACTCACGTCGTCGGCCTCGCGCCCGCCAGGATCGGCCTCGGCCTCACGGTCGCCTGGGCGATCGGTTCAGTCGTCGGGGTGCCGCTCGGCCGGATCGCGGACCGCCGCGGCCCGCGTGGAACGGCGGTCCTGCTCGCCCTCGCGACCGGCGCCGCGGTCGCCTCCTTCCTGGTCGTACGCGATTTCCTTCCCTTCCTCGTGGCCGCCTGCCTCTACGCGAGCGCGCAGTCGGGACTCGCGGCCGCGCGCCAGGCGCTGCTCGCCGGTCTGGTGGCCAAGGAGGACCGCACGGGTGCGCTCGCCCACCTGCAGTCGACGCTCAACGCGGGTCTCGCGGTGGGCGCGGCGCTCGGCGGCCTCGCACTGTCCGCCGGGACGAAGTCGGCGTATCTGGCGGTGTTCGCGATCGACGCCGTCAGTTTCGTCCTCTGCGCGCTCGTCCTGCTGCGGCTCCCGGCCGTCACGCCGGCGCCGGCCGTCCGCGGAGCGAAACTCGAAGTCCTGCGCGACCGGCCCTACGCCGCCGTGACCCTCCTCAACACCGTTCTTCTCCTGCGGATGCCGCTGCTCAGCCTCGGGCTCCCGCTGTGGATCAACGAGCGCACCGACGCCCCCACGTGGCTCGTCTCCGCGCTCTTCATCCTCAACACCGGCGCCGTGATGCTCTTCCAGGTCCGCACGGCCCGCTCGGTCTCCGGCCTCCCCACGGCAACCCGCGCCATCCGCCGGTCAGGCGTGCTCATGCTCCTGGCCTGCGGCATCTTCGCCGCCTCGGCCACCGGCTCGGTCTGGGCCGCGGTCGCCGCCCTGGTCGGAGGATCGGTGCTCCTGGTCGCCGCAGAGATGCTCCAGTCGGCCGGATCCTGGCAGCTGGGTTTCGACCTGGCCCCGGCCGGGCGCATCGGCGAGTACCAGGGCTTCTTCGGTACGGGCGTCACGGTCGCCCGCACGCTCGGCCCGCTGCTGCTCACCGCGCTGCTGCTCGGGATGGGCACGCCGGGCTGGCTGCTGCTCGGCGGCCTGGTCCTGGCGGCGTCGTACGCGCTGGGGCCGGTGGCGCGGTGGGCGGCGAAAACGCGCCAGGATCCAGCACCCGTACGGGTTGCGGCTTCGACGGTGTGA
- a CDS encoding VOC family protein: protein MTELDSPIPRFHLAVPVDDLPAARYFYGEVLGLEQGRSADTWVDWNLHGHQFVTHLAPTRSEHIRNPVDGHDVPVPHFGLILTIPVFQELADRLRAADTKFVIEPYVRFAGEPGEQWTMFLLDPAGNALEFKAFADDSQVFAT, encoded by the coding sequence ATGACCGAACTCGACTCGCCGATCCCGCGGTTCCACCTGGCCGTGCCGGTGGACGATCTGCCCGCCGCCCGGTACTTCTACGGTGAGGTGCTCGGCCTTGAGCAGGGCCGCAGCGCCGACACATGGGTGGACTGGAATCTCCACGGCCACCAGTTCGTCACCCACCTCGCCCCCACCCGCTCCGAGCACATCCGCAATCCCGTCGACGGACACGACGTGCCCGTACCGCACTTCGGCCTGATCCTCACGATCCCCGTGTTCCAGGAGCTCGCGGACCGGCTCCGCGCCGCGGACACGAAGTTCGTCATCGAGCCCTACGTACGCTTCGCGGGCGAGCCCGGCGAGCAGTGGACGATGTTCCTGCTGGATCCGGCGGGCAACGCCCTGGAGTTCAAGGCGTTCGCCGACGACTCGCAGGTCTTCGCCACCTGA
- a CDS encoding 50S ribosomal protein bL37 → MIVWVGPLIQAGPKNSDTWEVAMSSKRRRKKKARRKHAANHGKRPQS, encoded by the coding sequence ATGATCGTCTGGGTGGGCCCGCTCATCCAGGCAGGACCGAAGAACAGCGACACCTGGGAGGTAGCAATGTCCTCGAAGCGACGGCGCAAGAAGAAGGCTCGCCGCAAGCACGCCGCGAACCACGGCAAGCGCCCCCAGTCCTGA
- a CDS encoding TetR/AcrR family transcriptional regulator codes for MVRVGLTRERLIRAGAELADEVGFDKVTVSALARQFDVKVASLYSHLKNSQELKTGIALLALEELADRGAAALAGRAGKDALAAFANVYRDYAREHPGRYAAAQLRLDPETAAASAGVRHAQMMRAILRGYDLTEPDQTHAVRLLGSVFHGYVSLETQGGFRHSAPDSQESWSRILDSLDATLRNWPAP; via the coding sequence ATGGTGCGTGTGGGGCTGACCAGGGAACGCCTGATCCGAGCCGGCGCCGAGCTGGCCGACGAGGTCGGGTTCGACAAGGTGACCGTCTCTGCGCTCGCGAGACAGTTCGACGTCAAGGTCGCGAGCCTGTACTCGCACCTGAAGAACTCCCAGGAACTCAAGACCGGGATTGCGCTGCTCGCCCTGGAGGAGCTCGCCGACCGGGGCGCCGCGGCGCTCGCCGGGCGTGCGGGCAAGGACGCCCTCGCCGCCTTCGCGAATGTCTACCGCGACTATGCCCGGGAACACCCCGGTCGCTACGCGGCAGCCCAGCTGCGGCTCGACCCGGAGACGGCCGCCGCCAGCGCAGGCGTCCGGCACGCACAGATGATGCGGGCGATCCTGCGCGGCTACGACCTCACGGAGCCGGACCAGACCCACGCGGTCCGACTCCTGGGCAGCGTCTTCCACGGCTACGTCAGCCTGGAGACGCAGGGGGGCTTCAGGCACAGCGCACCCGACTCGCAGGAAAGCTGGTCGCGGATCCTCGACTCCCTCGACGCCACGCTGCGGAACTGGCCCGCACCCTGA
- a CDS encoding GDSL-type esterase/lipase family protein encodes MHMNDNWTTTSVTADLVRGAYEVERSEHGVLPHRLPARARAQCSDAQLAMAEAQPSGVRLVFRTRATVIELDALRTKMAFKGAPPRPDGVYDLLVDGRLAAQAGVTGGNVQTVDMTTGTRETQPGPIGTVRFTGLPDRMKDVEIWLPYNEITELVALRADAPVERMPDSGRKVWLHHGSSISHGSDAASPSATWPALAASLGGVELMNLGLGGSALLDPFTARALRDTPADLISVKIGINIVNADLMRLRAFAPAVHGFLDTIREGHPTVPLLVVSPIYCAIHEDTPGPSAPDFSNLSAGRLQFMAVGDPAERAAGKLTLNVIRDELARVVKQRIADDPNLYYLDGRDLYGEADFAELPLPDQLHPDAATHRRIGDRFNALAFGADGPFAFAVTERP; translated from the coding sequence ATGCACATGAATGACAACTGGACCACTACTTCCGTCACCGCGGACCTCGTGCGTGGCGCGTACGAGGTGGAGCGCTCCGAGCACGGCGTGCTCCCGCACCGGCTGCCCGCGCGGGCCCGCGCACAGTGCTCCGACGCACAACTGGCCATGGCCGAGGCCCAACCCTCCGGCGTACGGCTGGTGTTCCGCACCCGGGCCACCGTCATCGAGCTGGACGCGCTCCGGACCAAGATGGCCTTCAAGGGCGCTCCGCCCCGTCCGGACGGCGTGTACGACCTGCTGGTCGACGGCCGTCTGGCCGCGCAGGCCGGTGTCACCGGCGGCAACGTACAGACGGTGGACATGACCACAGGCACCAGGGAGACGCAGCCCGGACCCATCGGCACCGTGCGGTTCACCGGGCTGCCCGACCGCATGAAGGACGTCGAGATCTGGCTGCCGTACAACGAGATCACCGAGCTGGTCGCCCTGCGTGCCGATGCCCCGGTCGAGCGCATGCCGGACAGCGGGCGCAAGGTGTGGCTGCATCACGGCAGTTCGATCAGCCACGGCTCGGACGCCGCAAGCCCCAGCGCGACGTGGCCGGCGCTGGCAGCCTCCCTCGGGGGCGTGGAGTTGATGAACCTCGGTCTGGGGGGCAGTGCCCTGCTCGACCCGTTCACCGCGCGTGCCCTGCGGGACACCCCCGCGGACTTGATCAGCGTCAAGATCGGCATCAACATCGTCAATGCCGACCTGATGCGCCTGCGCGCGTTCGCCCCGGCGGTGCACGGTTTCCTCGACACGATCCGTGAGGGACACCCGACCGTGCCGCTGCTGGTCGTGTCGCCGATCTACTGCGCCATCCACGAGGACACTCCGGGCCCCAGCGCCCCGGACTTCAGCAACCTCAGTGCGGGCAGGCTGCAGTTCATGGCCGTCGGCGACCCGGCGGAGCGAGCAGCGGGGAAGCTCACGCTCAACGTCATCCGGGACGAGCTGGCGCGTGTCGTGAAGCAGCGGATTGCTGACGACCCGAACCTGTACTACCTCGACGGCCGCGACCTGTACGGCGAGGCGGACTTCGCCGAGCTGCCGCTGCCCGACCAGCTCCACCCGGACGCCGCCACGCACCGGCGCATCGGCGACCGCTTCAACGCCCTGGCTTTCGGCGCGGACGGTCCGTTCGCGTTCGCGGTGACCGAGCGTCCCTGA